Part of the Pseudomonas sp. P8_241 genome is shown below.
CTCTGTCACTTTACTGCGCAGCAACTGGTTTTCAGGTTTGCCATGCTGGTCAACCATTTGCAGGCTGCGCTCCAGATCCGGGATCACCCCGTACTGCAATTCGGCCATGCGGTTCAGGTCGCCTTTACGACGAGCGGCTTCCAGTTCCTGCCGGGACTGTTCAATTTTCTGCTGAATCTGCGCAGAACCCTGCACCTCGGCTTTCTCCGAGTTCCAGATTTCTTCCAGATCCGAGTACTCACGCTCAAGCCGAGCGATTTCTTCCTGCAGCTTTTCCAGACGCTTCTTCGCGGCATCGTCGCTTTCTTTCTTCAGCGCCTGGGATTCCACCTTCAGCTGAATCAGGCGACGCTCCAGACGGTCCAGCACTTCGGGCTTGGAGTCGATCTCCATGCGGATGCGGCTGGCGGCCTCGTCGATCAGGTCGATGGCCTTGTCCGGCAACTGCCGGTCGGTGATATAGCGATGGCTGAGCTTGGCCGCAGCGATGATCGCACCGTCGGTGATCGCCACCTTGTGGTGAACCTCATAGCGCTCTTTCAGGCCACGCAGGATCGCAATGGTGTCTTCCTCGCTCGGCTCGTCCACCAGAACCTTCTGGAAGCGTCGCTCAAGGGCCGCATCCTTCTCTATATATTGGCGGTACTCGTTGAGCGTGGTCGCACCGACGCAATGCAGCTCACCGCGCGCCAGGGCTGGCTTGAGCATGTTGCCTGCGTCCATCGAACCTTCGCCCTTACCGGCACCGACCATGGTGTGCAGTTCGTCGATGAACAGGATGATCTGCCCTTCCTGCTTCGACAGTTCATTAAGCAGGGACTTCAGCCGCTCTTCGAACTCACCGCGATATTTGGCACCGGCAATCAACGCCCCCATATCCAGGGACAGCAGGCGCTTGCCCTTCAGGCCATCCGGCACTTCGCCGTTGATGATGCGCTGGGCCAGACCTTCGGCAATGGCGGTTTTACCCACGCCAGGCTCACCGATCAGCACGGGGTTGTTCTTGGTACGGCGTTGCAGCACCTGAATCGTGCGGCGAATTTCATCGTCGCGGCCGATCACCGGGTCAAGCTTGCCGTCCTCGGCGCGCTTGGTCAGGTCGACGGTGTACTTGTCCAGCGCCTGACGCGATTCTTCGTGGTTTGGGTCGTTGACGGCCTCACCACCACGCAGGTTATTGATCGCATTTTCCAGGGCTTTCTTGCTCACCCCCTGGCCGAGCAACAGCTTGCCGAGCTTACTGTTCTCGTCCATGGCGGCCAGCAGCACCAGCTCACTGGAGATGAACTGGTCGCCTTTCTGCTGGGCCAGACGGTCGGCCTGATTGAGCAGACGCGCCAGATCCTGCGACATGTTCACGTCACCGGTCGGGTTCTGGATTTTCGGTAGCTGGTCGAGCTCTTTCGTCAGCTCTTTACGCAAACTGTTGACGTCGAAGCCCACCTGCATCAGCAGCGGCTTGATCGAACCGCCCTGCTGTTCGAGCAAGGCTTGCATCAAGTGCGCCGGCTCGATGGCCGGATGATCGAGCCCGACTGCCAGGGATTGAGCATCGGACAACGCTAACTGCAATTTGCTGGTTAAACGGTCTATACGCATAAGTCACCTTCCTTTTGAGCAGGTCGGACCTATAAAACGTCCTGAATGAAGAAACCTGCCAGATACCACAATAGATGCGGTCGATTCTGGGAGTTTCAAGCGTCAAGACATTGATGCAGATCAGACAAGCTTAGCGGGCGAGCCAGATCAGGGAGGCGAACCGACCGGTGCGAGGGGCACGGCGATAGGAAAAGAATCGTGGGTCGGTCACGGTGCAGAAACCGCCACCGTAGACAGCGGTGACGCCGCGAGCTGCCAGACGCAGACGTGCAAGCAGATAGATGTCGGCCATGAACTTGCCGGGGTTTTGGCTCGGCACAAAGGCTTCAGCCGCTTGCGGCAACTGGTGCACGAAGGTTTCACGCACTTCCGGGCCGACTTCAAAGGCTTGTGGGCCGATGGCTGGACCGAGCCAGACCAATACTTCTGCTGGTGGCACCGCCAGACTGTCGAGGGTGGCTTCCAGCACGCCCGCCGCCAACCCGCGCCAACCGGCATGGGCCGCCGCTACACGAGTGCCGGCGCGGTCGCAAAACAGCGCAGGCAGGCAATCGGCCGTCATCGCCGCGCAGGCGATCCCCGGTGTTGATGTCCAGCTGGCATCAGCCGTATCCACCCGACCCGGATCAGCATGGGCCACGACAATGCCGTGGACCTGCTGCAACCAGGCCGGTTGAACGGAGAAATGCTCGGTCAGACGACGGCGATTCTCGGCGACGGCTTCAGGGCTGTCGTCGACATGATCGCCGAGGTTGAGGCTGTCGAACGGCGCCAGACTGACGCCGCCCGCACGGGTGGTGACACAGGCTTTGACCCCGGCCGGCGTGGGCCAGTCAGGAATCAGCCAGTCACTCATCCGATGAACGCCTCGCGGTCTTGCTTGAGCAGGGTCAACAGCCAGACGAAGTCTTCCGGCAACGGCGACTCCCAGCTCATGCGCTTACCGGTGGTCGGATGATCCAGTTCCAGGAAACGCGCATGCAGCGCCTGACGCGGGAAGTTTTTCAACGACTCGACCATGGTCGGGTTGGCTGCCGGCGGGATACGGAAACGACCGCCGTAGGCAGGATCTCCGACCAACGGGTAGTTGATGTGCGCCATGTGTACGCGAATCTGGTGCGTACGGCCGGTTTCCAGCTTCACCCGCACATGAGTGTGGGAGCGGAAGCGCTCGAGCACGCGGTAATGGCTGACGGCTTGCTTGCCACCTTCCATTACGGCCATGCGCTGGCGTTGCTGGCCGTGACGACCGATCGGCGCGTTGATCTTGCCGCCCGCTGTCACCACACCGATCACGATGCATTCATAGATGCGGCTGACGCTGCGGCTCTGCAACTGTGTAACCAGCTGCGTCTGCGCTTGAATGGTCTTGGCCACCACCATCAGACCGGTGGTGTCCTTGTCCAGACGGTGCACGATACCGGCGCGGGGCACATTGACGATGTCCGGCACGTGGTGCAGCAAGGCATTGAGCAAGGTGCCGTCGGCATGACCGGCAGCCGGGTGCACCACCAGGCCCGCAGGCTTGTTGATCACCAGGATGTCGTCGTCTTCATAGACGATGTCCAGGGCAATGTCTTGAGCGACCCACTCGCCCTGAGCTTCCTGCTCGGCAGTCAACTCAAGGATGGCGCCACCATGGACGATGTCTCGCGGGCGGATAACCGCCCCATCCACAGTCAGGCGGCCGTCTTTGATCCAGGCGGAAAGGCGCGAGCGCGAGTGCTCAGCGAATAATTGTGCGGCGACTTGATCGAGGCGTTGGCCGCCCAATTCGGACGGCACCTCTGCGCGAAGTTCAATTTTATCGGACATGCTCAGACTAGGCGTCGGCACAGCTTTTGGTTTCGGCTGCGCGCTTGTGGTTAAATACGGCGTCTTTTGCCCCGAGGCTATTCAACGGGGCGCTCATCATAACAGGACGGCCACGCCCAAGACAGCGGCCGTCATAGGGACGCAAGCCGCCATGCAAGTGAAACACCTGCTGCTGATCGCCATCCTCGCATTGACCGCTGCTTGCTCATCGAAGGAAGTCGTAGACGAAAACCTGAGTGAAGTCGAGTTGTACCAACAGGCTCAAAACGACCTGGACAACAACAACTACTCCAGCGCCACCACCAAGCTGAAGGCTCTGGAATCGCGTTATCCGTTCGGTCGCTATGCCGACCAGGCGCAACTTGAGCTCATCTACGCCAACTACAAGAACATCGAGCCAGAGGCAGCCAAGTCTGCCGCAGAGCGCTTCATTCGCTTGCACCCACAGCATCCGAACGTGGATTACGCGTACTACCTCAAGGGCCTGACATCTTTCGATCAGGACGTTGGCCTGCTGTCGCGCTTCCTGCCGCTGGACATGACCAAGCGTGACCCAGGTGCCGCGCGTGACTCGTACAACGAGTTCGCCCAACTGACCAGCCGCTTTCCCAACAGCCGTTACTCGCCTGACGCCAAGCAGCGCATGATTTACCTGCGCAATCTGCTGGCGGCCTACGAAATTCACGTTGCCAACTACTACTTGACTCGCCAGGCCTACGTTGCCGCTGCGAATCGTGGCCGTTATGTCGTGGAAAACTTTCAGGAAACCCCTTCTGTCGGTGACGGCCTGGCGGTGATGACCGAGGCTTACCAGCGCCTGCATCTGGATGAGCTGGCGACCACCAGCCTGGAAACCCTGAAACTCAACTACCCGAACCATCCAAGTCTGGTAGACGGCCAGTTCGTACCGTCGATGGCGGAAGCCGACAACCGTTCGTGGCTGAGCAAGGCAACCCTGGGTCTCATCGAGTCGCGTCCACCACTGCCACCGGGTGAAACCCGTGCCAACCAGGATGTGCAGAAGCAGTTCCAGGAAGCCAAGGACGCGATTCCTAACGAGCTCAAGCCAAAAGACGCAGAAGGCGATGTGATAGAGGAAGAAAATCACGAAGCTGAAGGCAACAACGACGACCGTTCGTGGTTCAGCTACATGACCTTCGGTGTGTTCGACTGACACCTCGGGTGTACAAAAAGGGAGACTTTCGAGTCTCCCTTTTTTATGTCAGCGTTTTATTAGGCTGTGCGCCTGTCAGGTCCTTGGCTAAACTGGCGGTTCATCCGCCATAAAGCAGCTCACCATGCTTCGTCTATTGTTCTGGATTGCCCTGATTGCCGCTGCAGTATGGTTCTGGCGCAAGTTCAAGGGTCAGTCCTCTGCCCCCAAATCTCCTGGCGAGCGAGAAGCCGCGCCCATGGTCCGTTGCGCCCATTGCGGCGTCCACCTGCCCCGCGACCGCGCTTTGAACCTGGAACAACAATGGTATTGCAGCCAGGCTCATCTCGAGCAAGGCCCAGGCTCCAGTGACCGCTGAGAGAATCAGTCCCGGCGGCAAACAGGCCCGCCGCCTGCTGCGCCTCTATCATCTCTACCGCTTGACCATCGGCATTACCCTGGTGCTGGTCTCCAGTAACATTGATACCCCGCTGCTGACATCTGCCAACGATGCTTTATTGCGCCGTGGCAGTTGGCTGTATCTGGTCCTGAATATTTTGCTGGTGGCGCTTCCTGGAAACACGCGCCGGCACGGGCAATTGTTCAGTCTGGCGCTGGTCGACGTCCTGTTGCTGAGCGGCCTGTTCTACGCCGCCGGTGGTGTGGCCAGCGCCATCGGCAATCTTCTGGTCGTATCGGTGGCCATCAGCAATACCCTGTTGCGAAGGCGCATCGGCCTATTGATTGCAGCTGTCGGTGCGCTTGGTATCGTCGGCTTCAGCTTTCTCCTGAGCCTCACCCATGCGGCCAGCGCCAATGATTACCTGCAAGCGGGCACGCTCGGCACCCTGTGCTTTGTAGCAGCACTGTTGGTGCAAGGCCTGACCCGGCGCGTCGAAGTCAGCGAAAGCCTGGCCGAACAGCGGGCCAGCGAAGTGGCTGGCCTCGAAACCCTCAACGCCCTGATCCTGCAACGCATGCGCACCGGCATTCTCGTGCTTGATGAACAGCGATACGTGCAACTGGCCAATCACAGCGCCCTGACCTTGCTCGGTTGTGCCCTCATCCAAAGCCGCCGAATCGACGACTGCGCTCCTGCCTTGGTCGAGCGTTTGCAACGCTGGCTCGACAATCCGGTTCGCCGCCCCCAGAGCCTTAAGATCGAAAGTAACGGCCTGGAATTGCAACCTAGCTTCATTGCACTGGACCAGAGCCCACAACACCAGACACTGGTCTTTCTCGAAGACCTTGCCCACATCGCGCAACAGGCTCAGCAACTGAAACTCGCAGGGTTGGGTCGCCTGACCGCGAGCATCTCCCATGAAATCCGCAATCCGCTGGGTGCCATCAGTCATGCTGCACAACTGTTACGTGAATCAGAGGAACTGAACGCTGCCGATCGACGTCTGACGCAGATTATTCAAGATCACTCCCAACGCATGAATCGAGTCATCGAAAACGTCCTGCAACTGTCTCGCCGCGAAAAAACTGTGCCGCAACGGCTCGACTTGAAGCCATGGCTGGAACAATTCGTGGCCGATGCCCGCGAAGAAATAGCCCAAAACCAGAAGATTCACTTGAACATCGGTGCCGGCAATTTCAAAACCCTGATGGACCCGAATCAGTTGAACCAGATTCTCGGTAATTTGTTAAACAATGCGTGGCGCCATAACACCCGTGACCAGGAAAACGCGAAAGTCTGGCTTGATCTGTTCATCGACCGCGACACCCAACTGCCAACCCTCGATATCCTCGACAACGGCCCCGGCGTAGCGCCGGAGCTTCAAACGCATCTGTTCGAACCTTTCTTCACTTCCAGCCCACAAGGCACAGGCCTGGGGCTTTATCTGTCCCGTGAGCTGTGCGAAAGCAATCAGGCCGGCCTGGACTTCAAGGCACGCCAAGAGGGCGGCTGCTTTCGCATCATCTTTGCTCACGAACGGAAACAAATTTGAATACCGGCACACGGAAAAAAGTATTGGTCGTCGACGACGAGCCGGACATTCGCGAACTCCTGGAAATTACTCTGGGACGAATGAAACTCGATACGTTCAGCGCCCGCAATGTCGCCGAGGCTCTGGCTCTGCTGAAGCGCGAAACCTTCGATTTGTGCCTGACCGACATGCGCTTGCCGGACGGTACCGGCCTTGAGCTCGTGCAGCACATCCAACAATTTTATCCACAGGTGCCGGTGGCAATGATCACTGCCTATGGCAGCCTGGACACCGCGATCAGCGCACTCAAGGCCGGGGCCTTCGACTTCCTGACCAAACCGGTGGACCTCACACGCCTGCGTGAACTGGTCACCAGTGCCCTGCTGCTTCCCCTTGCCGGCGTCGCCATTGACCGACGCCTGCTCGGTAATTCGTTGCCCATGCGCACTCTGCGCAAGCACATCACTAAACTGGCCCGTAGTCAGGCACCGGTTTACATCAGCGGTGAATCCGGTAGCGGCAAAGAATTAGTCGCGCGCCTGATCCATGACCAAGGCCCCCGCGGCGGCCAACCGTTCGTCCCGATCAATTGCGGAGCGATCCCGTCGGAGCTGATGGAAAGCGAGTTTTTTGGCCATCGCAAAGGCAGCTTCAGCGGCGCCATGGAAGATAAACCCGGCCTGTTCCAGGCGGCCCAGGGCGGCACTCTTTTCCTTGACGAAGTGGCTGATTTACCGCTGGCGATGCAGGTGAAACTGTTACGTGCCATTCAGGAAAAAGCCGTGCGCAGTGTCGGTGGGCAGCAGGAAACGGTAGTTGACGTGCGCATCCTTTGCGCTACGCACAAGGACTTGAATGCGGAAGTTGCTGCCGAGCGCTTTCGACAGGATCTGTATTACCGCTTGAACGTCATAGAGCTGCCAGTCCCCCCTTTGCGCGAACGACGCGATGACATCGAAGCACTGTCCAGCCACATGCTGAAACGCCTCGCCGCCAACACCGGTCAAGCGGAGGTAAAACTCCATCCGCAAGCCCTCGACGTGCTCAAAAGCTACCGTTTCCCCGGCAATGTCCGGGAACTGGAAAACATGCTCGAGCGAGCGCATACGCTATGCGAAAACAAGCAGATCGAAGCCGGCGACCTGCGCCTGGCCGAAGGCAATTGCGCTGTTGGAGATGGCCTGCCAGACCTGACTCAGATCCACAATCTGGAAGCCTACCTGGAAAACGTCGAACGCCAGTTACTGCTTCAGGCATTGGAGCAAACCCGCTGGAACCGCACGGCGGCGGCTCAGCGGCTGAACCTTTCATTCAGGTCGATGCGTTACCGACTGAAGAAACTGGGGCTGGATTAAGCATTAAAGATCACAGCCTTCGACAGCTCCTACATGGAAAACACATTCCTATGCAGGAGCTGCCCAAGGCTGCGATCTTTTGACTTTACTTCAGATCCGACCGCTCGGCGCATACGGCGCAGGATCGATAATCGGCACCCGGCCCAGCATCACATCAGCAAACAACTGGCACGAGGCTGGCGCCAGCACCAACCCGTTACGGTAGTGCCCACAGTTGAGCCACAGCCCGTCAAATCCCGGCACGCGACCGATGTAGGGAATGCCCTCAGGTGAACCTGGGCGTAGACCAGCCCAATGCCCAACCACTTCGGCGTCGGCCAGTGCCGGAATCAATTCCACCGCCGACGCTTTCAGACTTTCCAGTGCCGGCCCGGTGGGCGTCTTGTCATAGCCTTCATGCTCCAGCGTGCTGCCAATCAGGATATGTCCATCGCGCCGGGGAATTGCATAACGTCCCTTGGCCAGGACCATGCTCGGCAAGAAGTCAGCCGCGCACTTGTAGAGAATCATCTGCCCTTTTACCGGTTCGACAGGCAATTGCAGACCCAGGTTCTTGAGCAAATCACCGCTCCAGGCACCCGCAGTCAGGACCACTTGATCCCCATGGATCGCCCCCATGGCAGTTTGCACGCCAAGCACTTTATCGCCGTCACGAACAAAACCGCTGACTTCACACTGCTCATGAATTGTCACGTTTGGCAGCGCCTGCAATGCAGCCTTCAGCGACTTCACAAGGCGTGGATTACGCACATTGGCCACGTCGGCCATGTAGATCGCCCGGGAAAAACCACCACCCAACACCGGCACCGCGTCGTGAGCCGCCGAGATATCCACAGCACTCAAAGGACGATTTTCCCGGACAGCCCATGCCAGCGCTTCAGCCTCGTCATCCAGATCCAGCCAGTACAGCCCGGTGGTATGCACTTCAGGATCGACGCCCGTCGCTGCAAACAATTGCGCGCCCAGCTGTGGATAAAAATCCTGCGACCAATGAGCCAGCGCTGTGACTGCCGGACTGTAGCGCCACGGGTAAAGCGGCGAAACGATCCCGCCGCCGGCCCATGAAGATTCCTGGCCGACGCTCGAACGATCCAGCAGCACAATATTCTGTCCTTCGGATGCCAGATTGAAGGCCGTCAGCAAACCAATCACCCCGCCGCCGACAATCACCACTTGCTGTTGCCTGGTCATGTTCTGATCCAACCATTCATTAGACAGAGGGCAAAAAAAAGCGCCCGAAAAAGGAACTCAACGACCCCAGCAATCCTTGCTGGTCAGGCCGGAGGCGGCGTTGACCATGCTGCGCACCCCGGTGTTGGTGATCGTGAAATCACCACACTTGTCTGTGGCCATGCTGGTGTCAGCCTTGCGCACTGCCGTCAGCAGGAAGGTCTGGTCAGTCAGGGTAGCTGTGATCGTGTAGTAGTCATTACCGCCGCTCAGACCGGCAGCACCGGTGTAGGCATTTTTCTGCGAATAGAAGCGCTCAAGGATCTGCGCCTGTTCAGATAGCAGCCCGGCCACTTCGGCACGTCGGCCTTTCTGCAGATATTCGGTAAAGCTCGGTGCTGCAATGGTCATGACAATACCGATGATCGCGATCACGATCATGATTTCGATCAGGGTAAATCCACGGTTGAATCTCTGCATACCTCAACGCTCACTTACTGTATTTGTCGCCACATGATGCGACGGCTGACGCCGCCGGATTTTTCCACCCCTAGGGTGTTGTCGCCACTGGAATCACTGCCGATCCCGGTCGCGTCATTGTCGATGGCAGTCGCGTCTTCTCCGACAAAGATCACGCCGCTGGAAATCGCATCGGGATTATCGATCACGCCATCGTCGTTGCTGTCGAGCATCTTACCGCTGAACGCCTCGGGCAGGTTCAGGCAGATTGGCCGCAACCCTACGCTGACATGATAAAAACCGTACCAATTACCCGCAGCCAAACACCGCTCCCGATTCAGGGCTGGCGTGTTCGGCAGCGTAAACGACCAGGCGGGAACTGTAAGACACACCCCCAAAACAACACCGCACACTCGCGGCCAAAGCCCGGCACGCAGTTCAGTACTTCGCATAGATGCTCTCCACCACGCTGCGAGAATGTCCGGTGATACCTACTGCTGTTACCCGATATAGAGTCGCTGGCGTGTTGATCGGCACATTCACGGCATCCCGGACAGGTCCTAAATTTTGCACACCATAAAAGCCATTGCCGGATGCAATCCAGGTCACCCCCGACGTGGAGTTGAACCCTGCAGCGGTAATGGTCGACGACTCGGTCGGCGGCGTGCATTGGCGAGTACTGCTGCAAACATGCAGTGAATAGTTTTTTTGCTGCACTGCGCTTTCGCCAACCCTGAGCACCGCTTCAGCACCCTGAAAAGATTGATTACGCAATGCCACACTACCGGCCATTTTTTCCTGCAGCGTAGCGCTCTGCATTGACGAAATGCCGATCAGCGTCAGCAACAGCAAAAACACCAGACTAATCAGCAGCGCCATGCCGCGCTCGGATTGGCAACTCATTGACACTCCCTCACAACAAGCGATTGCGCAAGGCGGCAACCACATGGAAGGTTTGATCACGGACCCTGTTGCCGGGGTCATGAAGCGTCAGCGTCAAACGAACGCTGCGGATTCGCGCCGGGTCCGACGGGTTGCTGCTGTAACTGGAAACGCCAATGTCAGTGGCGGACCTGGCGAGACCGAAGCTCACATCGAACGCACCGACATTATCTACCAGCACTTGTTGCGGGCCCTCTCCACTCCCCATCGTCAACTCGTTATTGCTGACGCCGTAAATCACCCGTCGAATCGGAAATGCCAACTGCCCGGGCGCCGCAGTCTGCGCATCGCTATACGCCGTTGCGCTGTTGCGACAATCGGAAATCACTGTCCAGGTGGGTGCGCCTCCATTACTGCCGACATCTGCCGTCACCAGGGTCAACTTGCGGGCGGCGTTATCCCAACGGACCGGTGTCATCTGGTTTGCCTTGAAGTCCTTTTTTTTACTTGAGTCGGTAATCGTCCCCAGGCAGCCGAACATGCCGACCATGCGGATTTCCTGAATCATTTTGCTCAGCACGAAACGCGCATCTTCTTGCAGGGTGGCCGAGACGTTCTGGCTGACAAAGGTATTTTTGGAAGCGATGAACACCTGTACCACGCCGAGCACCACAACCAGGCTCAGTGCCAGGGCGATCAGCAACTCGATCAGGCCAAAACCTTTACTGGTGTGGCTCATCGTGTTGATTGCGGATCGACGGTTGCACGACTGGTCAGCACAAAGCTGCGTCGCGAATCAGCCCTGTTGGCCGCTCGCGAGTCATCCCATTCCAGGGTGATCGTGTATACGCGCTGATTGACGGAGATGTTGCCAGTGGCGGTAGGACCGCCAAAATCGAGGATGTTGCTGGTGAAGTCGTAAAGATCCTGATCCCGGGCAATATTCAGGTTGCCCGAGCCGGTGGGCGTAACGGTGTAATCGGCATTAGCGTTAGCGCGAATGCGGTCCATCATGTCATAGGCGATAAAACTCGCCTGGCTGCTCATTCGCGAACTGTCCGTGTACTTCAGCGCATTGAGCTGTAACGCCGCAGCCCCCAACAACCCCACGCCGAGAATCAACAACGCCACCAGGACCTCGATCAGCGTCATGCCCTCCTGTATAAACTTGCTCCCTGCTCTCATCCGCAACTTCCACCCAAAAGAATTCGTCCGTTCAAACACACATTTAGCATCCTGCTCTGGCCCCCCAGCACATGGCTGATCACCACCGTTGTGGGCGGCGATGACAACCCGCCGAGATTGTTGAAATCGATGGCAGTGACATCTGAGGTTAGCGTCAGGATTGCACCACTGCTCATCGCCGGAATAACCCGCAATACATTGGCTGATTTGCCAGCACCGTCATAAACCGCCAGTTCCCCGGTCCATTTGTTGTCGTCTGCTGTCGGGCGAAGCCGCGTGGTGATGCCACGTTCGATAGCTTCGAGTCGGGCCATATTCAAACCGCGTTGCAGGTCACTGATTTCCGTATCAGCCTTGGCCGATTGCACCGAACGGGTAAATGCCGGCATGGCCAAGGTCATCAGCACCAGCAAGATCGCAATCGCGACCAGTAACTCGATCAGCGTGAAACCTTTTGTAGGATGATCCATCGCAGCCTTTTGTTTCCTTCGGCTATACCTGCTCTTACGCCGCACAACGTTCGAGCGCTGTGGTGCGATTGCGTTACGATTTCTCGCGCAAGGATTGCGCGAACCACATCACGCCACGGAGGGAGACGTCATGCGGCAACAGGGCTTCAGCCTGATCGAACTGCTCATGGGACTGGCAATTGCAGGAATTGTTCTGCATTTGGTCAGTCCGGCGTTCGCAACGCTGATCGAGTCGAACCAAAGAGAGCAAGCGGCCCAGGCTCTTTACAGTGGTATTCGCACCGCCCGGAGCGAAGCCATCGTCCGCAACCAGGCCGTGGTGATTCACGGCATCAATGGCGACTGGAGCCAAGGCTGGCGGATCATTCTGGATATCAGCGGCAAGGGAGAGATGGACAACGACAATCCACTGCTGGCCGAACGCCAGAGCGGTGCACGCGTATCGATTGTGGGGAACAGCACGGTCGAAAGCTCGATACGGTTCAGAGGTCAGGGCGAGACACTGTTTGGGGGGACATTACACATTTGTGCAGCTCGCAAACCGGTAAGCCAGCATCAAGTGGTGCTGGCACGGACCGGTCGTGTAAGCCTGCGCAATGCAAAACCTGAACAGGCGTTATGCGAAAAAAGGAAAAAACTCAGGGCAAGGAGCGAACACGCAGTTCTTTAGGCATAGAGAACGTGATGTTCTCCTCGCGACCAGCCAGCTCGTCGGCACCGGTAGCGCCCCAGGCCTGCAACTGCTGGATCACGCCACGCACCAGCACTTCCGGAGCAGAAGCGCCCGCGGTGATACCAATACGCTCTACACCGTCGAACCAACTCTTTTGCAGGTCTTCGGCGCCGTCGATCAGATAGGCAGGCGTGGACATGCGCTCTGCCAATTCGCGTAGGCGATTGGAGTTGGAGCTGTTCGGACTGCCGACCACCAACACCACATCACATTCATCGGCCAGTTGCTTGACCGCGTCCTGACGGTTTTGCGTGGCGTAGCAAATGTCATCCTTGCGCGGTCCGCCGATAGCAGGGAAGCGCGTACGCAGTGCGTCGATAACGCGACTTGTATCGTCCATCGACAGCGTGGTCTGGGTCACGAAGGCGAGTTTTTCCGGGTTGTTCACCTGCAACGCGGCGACATCTTTCTCGTCTTCGACCAGATAAATTGCGCCGCCATTGCTGGCGTCGTACTGACCCATGGTGCCTTCGACTTCCGGGTGACCGGCGTGGCCGATGAGAATGCACTCGCGGCCGTCACGGCTGTAGCGCGCCACTTCGATGTGGACTTTGGTCACCAGCGGGCAGGTAGCGTCGAATACTTTCAGCCCACGGCCAGCCGCTTCGGTACGCACAGCCTGGGAAACACCATGGGCGCTGAAGATCACGATGACATCGTCCGGCACCTGATCCAGCTCTTCGACAAAGATCGCACCACGGGAGCGTAGGTCTTCGACGACAAACTTGTTATGGACCACTTCGTGGCGCACATAGATCGGTGGCCCGAAGACTTCCAGGGCGCGGTTGACGATTTCGATCGCCCGGTCCACACCGGCGCAGAAGCCACGGGGATTGGCGAGTTTGATTTGCATGCTGTGCCTCGTGTCTTGCGCGCAAGAATTCAGATCGTTACAACTCACCGTAGGAGCTGGCTTGCCAGCGATGAGGCCATTGGATTCACCGCAAGGCTTCAAGGCCACTTCGCCGGCAAGCCGGCTCCTACAGAAAGACGTTTACAGCGCTTTGACGGAAATGATTTCCACGTCAAAGGTCAGCGTCTTGCCAGCCAGCGGGTGGTTGAAGTCGATGGTCACTTGCGCGTCATCGAACTCTTTGACCACACCCGGCAATTCAGTATTGGCCGCATCGTTGAAGATCACCAGCAAACCTGGCGACAGCTCCATGTCCTGGAAC
Proteins encoded:
- the pilV gene encoding type IV pilus modification protein PilV, producing MRAGSKFIQEGMTLIEVLVALLILGVGLLGAAALQLNALKYTDSSRMSSQASFIAYDMMDRIRANANADYTVTPTGSGNLNIARDQDLYDFTSNILDFGGPTATGNISVNQRVYTITLEWDDSRAANRADSRRSFVLTSRATVDPQSTR
- a CDS encoding GspH/FimT family pseudopilin — its product is MDHPTKGFTLIELLVAIAILLVLMTLAMPAFTRSVQSAKADTEISDLQRGLNMARLEAIERGITTRLRPTADDNKWTGELAVYDGAGKSANVLRVIPAMSSGAILTLTSDVTAIDFNNLGGLSSPPTTVVISHVLGGQSRMLNVCLNGRILLGGSCG
- a CDS encoding GspH/FimT family pseudopilin → MRQQGFSLIELLMGLAIAGIVLHLVSPAFATLIESNQREQAAQALYSGIRTARSEAIVRNQAVVIHGINGDWSQGWRIILDISGKGEMDNDNPLLAERQSGARVSIVGNSTVESSIRFRGQGETLFGGTLHICAARKPVSQHQVVLARTGRVSLRNAKPEQALCEKRKKLRARSEHAVL
- the ispH gene encoding 4-hydroxy-3-methylbut-2-enyl diphosphate reductase yields the protein MQIKLANPRGFCAGVDRAIEIVNRALEVFGPPIYVRHEVVHNKFVVEDLRSRGAIFVEELDQVPDDVIVIFSAHGVSQAVRTEAAGRGLKVFDATCPLVTKVHIEVARYSRDGRECILIGHAGHPEVEGTMGQYDASNGGAIYLVEDEKDVAALQVNNPEKLAFVTQTTLSMDDTSRVIDALRTRFPAIGGPRKDDICYATQNRQDAVKQLADECDVVLVVGSPNSSNSNRLRELAERMSTPAYLIDGAEDLQKSWFDGVERIGITAGASAPEVLVRGVIQQLQAWGATGADELAGREENITFSMPKELRVRSLP